The Macrobrachium nipponense isolate FS-2020 chromosome 27, ASM1510439v2, whole genome shotgun sequence genome includes a region encoding these proteins:
- the LOC135200722 gene encoding uncharacterized protein LOC135200722, translated as MGAKAVGLTGLRFRTEMGFHPGKVEAYVRNDIKEGGFRRGLKERENKREKNFKRLQFPVRLALAMTINKAQGQSLRVAGINLEQPCFSHGQLYVACLRVGSPERLFILLPEGKTKNIVYQKAL; from the exons ATGGGCGCCAaggccgtcggtctgacggggCTGAGATTcagaacggagatgggtttccaccccgggaaggtcgaggCCTACGTTcggaatgacatcaaagagggtggttttagaagggggttgaaggagagagaaaataagagggagaaaaa tttcaagcgCCTTCAGTTCCCAGTCAGGTTGGCTTTGGCCATGACTATCAATAAAGCCCAGGGACAGTCTCTCAGAGTGGCTGGCATCAACTTGGAGCAACCTTGCTTTTCTCACGGGCAGCTTTATGTGGCGTGCTTAAGAGTGGGCTCTCCAGAACGCCTGTTCATTTTGTTACcagaaggaaaaacaaagaacatagtcTACCAAAAGGCTCTCTAG